A DNA window from Zingiber officinale cultivar Zhangliang chromosome 3A, Zo_v1.1, whole genome shotgun sequence contains the following coding sequences:
- the LOC122052444 gene encoding pentatricopeptide repeat-containing protein At1g66345, mitochondrial-like isoform X3: MFALTSVKVADRQRGFPAYFRVLNTNVDGKQKSMFAFTSIKGIGRRFANIVCKKADVDMNKRTGELSAAELENMMTVVASPRQFRIPDWFLNRKKDCRYSQVVSNALGMKLGDNLERLKKRRAKLMFVSKYDPSSYFGSELILVHRQSLHLPANYSHADSGHCRQPQKETNFCNLSSIINDVSNKGWSLDSLTAGFRSEQLTEPLVERVILSLKEPIDSKKALTFFHWCSQTKHFEHGLRSYCFIVHVLVRSSLLIDARALLESAVSKYTERVASKHASIVEVLLGTYEAVFPGHRVFDLLLQVYLKKRMVNEAFDACRYLGDHGLDANIIIFNTMLHVSQRSDQNNLAWKIFEYMFVRRIYPNQTTIEVMIDVMLKEWVLPKLVSVLDRIRGSRCAPDIIVNTTLAFRIIEEDRAEEAITLLKRMLQRNMMFDDIAYSLIVASYCKLCKLDLALQSKDEMINKGCNLNSYVFTCLIGFYSEEERIEEAVQMMDEMASIELKPYDETYNHLIIGLSRNGWTNQCLRYSEKMLKVDFCPVLALAMR; encoded by the exons ATGTTCGCCCTTACCTCTGTCAAAG TCGCTGATCGCCAACGAGGATTTCCAGCATATTTTCGTGTTCTGAACACGAACGTTGATGGGAAGCAGAAGAGCATGTTCGCCTTTACCTCTATCAAAGGTATTGGCCGCCGCTTCGCCAATATTGTTTGCAAGAAGGCCGACGTCGACATGAACAAAAG GACTGGCGAGCTTTCTGCTGCTGAACTTGAGAATATGATGACAGTTGTTGCGAGTCCACGCCAGTTCAGGATTCCTGATTGGTTCTTGAACAGGAAGAAAGATTGCAGGTATTCTCAGGTTGTTTCCAATGCCTTGGGCATGAAGCTAGGGGATAACCTTGAGAGGCTGAAGAAGAGAAG GGCAAAATTGATGTTCGTCTCAAAATATGATCCAAGCAGCTACTTCGGCAGTGAATTGATACTTGTTCATCGTCAATCTCTCCACCTCCCTGCTAATTATTCCCACGCAGACTCAGGCCATTGCCGACAACCGCAAAAAGAAACAAATTTTTGCAATCTTTCCTCTATAATCAACGATGTGAGCAACAAAGGTTGGAGCTTAGACAGCCTAACCGCTGGTTTCAGATCAGAACAACTCACCGAACCCCTGGTGGAGAGAGTGATACTTTCCCTCAAGGAACCCATTGACTCAAAAAAGGCGCTAACTTTCTTCCACTGGTGCTCCCAGACCAAACATTTCGAACATGGCCTGCGATCTTATTGCTTCATTGTTCATGTCCTTGTTCGTTCTAGCCTTCTTATCGATGCACGTGCTTTGCTGGAGTCGGCAGTCAGCAAGTATACAGAGAGAGTTGCATCCAAACATGCATCGATTGTGGAGGTGCTTCTTGGCACTTACGAAGCAGTTTTTCCGGGACATCGTGTCTTTGATCTTTTGCTGCAGGTGTATTTGAAGAAGAGAATGGTCAATGAAGCGTTTGATGCTTGCAGATACTTGGGAGATCATGGGCTGGATGCTAATATAATTATCTTTAACACAATGCTTCATGTTTCACAGAGATCTGATCAGAATAATTTGGCTTGGAAGATATTTGAATATATGTTTGTAAGAAGAATATACCCAAACCAAACAACGATTGAAGTTATGATTGATGTGATGCTCAAGGAATGGGTTTTGCCAAAGTTAGTGAGTGTTTTGGATAGAATTCGTGGGAGTAGATGTGCCCCTGACATTATTGTGAACACTACACTGGCTTTTAGGATCATTGAGGAGGATAGGGCTGAAGAAGCAATCACTCTTTTGAAGAGAATGCTACAAAGAAACATGATGTTTGATGATATTGCATACTCTTTGATTGTAGCTAGCTATTGCAAGTTGTGCAAACTGGACTTGGCACTTCAATCCAAGGACGAAATGATCAACAAGGGATGCAacttgaattcatatgttttcaCTTGTCTAATAGGATTTTATTCTGAGGAAGAAAGAATCGAAGAGGCTGTTCAAATGATGGATGAGATGGCGTCAATAGAACTGAAACCATATGATGAGACGTATAATCATCTGATAATTGGTCTGTCGAGAAATGGGTGGACAAATCAGTGCTTGAGATATAGTGAAAAGATGCTGAAGGTGGATTTTTGCCCGGTCTTGGCACTTGCAATGAGATGA
- the LOC122052446 gene encoding double-stranded RNA-binding protein 1-like isoform X3 gives MHKSRLQELCQRQQWSLPEYATSHDGPAHNFRFSATVTVNGSSFHSPDLSRTSKEAQNKAALVAFEQLSDVVPQSPPVDLPPPPTPAPALPIDLGNQVSYKNQLQIYLQKQAKCLPTYTYVCHALQFKATVKVDEQTFESTSYCHTVKEAEHSAAKVALMSLFGDQQDDGIMYKNLLQELVQKEGLPMPEYNTTRYGESHVPTFSATVEIKGKLFQGDAAKTKRQAETNAAKIAYSYLYQSRSSRFSSHLSSILEEHMESEPAASTLVPIINTNSSKTGCIEDEHDHDHAHVQKQEPGSEIKISEILQADLGHVKNQESASAITIKEILQDEHDPVEKQGHISASKNGKQPLQDLPESGSSASSYSPDCSTRHKFTSAHSELPMPGSSRSMLCNRVQVYPRKADMVLPEGGTILPFSDDSWVAVSLDF, from the exons ATGCACAAGAGCCGGCTCCAGGAGCTCTGCCAGCGCCAGCAATGGTCGCTTCCGGAGTACGCCACCTCACATGACGGCCCTGCCCACAATTTCCGCTTTAGCGCTACCGTCACCGTCAACGGCTCCTCGTTCCACTCCCCCGATCTCTCCCGGACATCCAAGGAAGCTCAGAACAAGGCCGCGCTGGTCGCTTTCGAGCAGCTCTCTGACGTGGTCCCGCAGTCGCCGCCCGTGGACTTACCACCGCCTCCAACCCCTGCACCGGCCCTTCCTATAGATCTTG GCAATCAAGTTTCATACAAGAACCAACTTCAGATATATCTTCAGAAGCAAGCTAAATGTCTACCAACATATACCTATGTTTGTCATGCTCTTCAATTCAAAGCTACTGTTAAAGTTGATGAGCAAACTTTTGAGAGCACATCATATTGTCATACTGTCAAGGAAGCTGAACATTCTGCTGCAAAAGTTGCTTTGATGTCATTGTTTGGTGATCAGCAG gaTGATGGCATTATGTACAAGAATCTATTGCAGGAATTAGTACAAAAAGAAGGGTTGCCTATGCCAGAGTATAACACAACGAGATATGGTGAAAGTCATGTTCCTACTTTCTCTGCCACTGTTGAAATCAAAGGCAAATTATTTCAGGGAGATGCAGCGAAAACCAAGAGACAGGCAGAAACGAATGCTGCAAAGATCGCATATTCTTATCTTTACCAAA GTAGGTCAAGCAGATTTTCTTCCCATTTATCTTCAATATTGGAAGAGCATATGGAATCTGAACCTGCTGCTTCAACATTAGTGCCAATAATCAACACAAACTCTTCAAAGACAGGTTGTATTG AAGATGAACATGACCATGACCATGCCCATGTACAGAAGCAAGAACCTGGAAGTGAAATTAAAATTAGCGAAATCCTGCAAG CTGATCTTGGCCATGTCAAGAATCAAGAATCTGCAAGTGCCATTACAATTAAAGAAATTCTGCAAG ATGAGCATGATCCTGTGGAGAAGCAAGGGCATATCAGTGCTAGTAAGAATGGAAAACAACCCCTACAAGATCTCCCTGAATCTGGCAGCTCAGCATCATCCTACAGTCCTGACTGCTCCACTCGTCATAAATTCACAAGCGCACACAGTGAACTTCCCATGCCGGGAAGCAGTCGCTCAATGCTGTGCAATAGGGTCCAAGTTTATCCTCGCAAAGCTGACATGGTTTTGCCTGAAGGTGGAACCATTCTACCCTTCAGCGATGATAGCTGGGTCGCCGTCAGTTTGGACTTCTAA
- the LOC122052446 gene encoding double-stranded RNA-binding protein 1-like isoform X7 — MHKSRLQELCQRQQWSLPEYATSHDGPAHNFRFSATVTVNGSSFHSPDLSRTSKEAQNKAALVAFEQLSDVVPQSPPVDLPPPPTPAPALPIDLGNQVSYKNQLQIYLQKQAKCLPTYTYVCHALQFKATVKVDEQTFESTSYCHTVKEAEHSAAKVALMSLFGDQQDDGIMYKNLLQELVQKEGLPMPEYNTTRYGESHVPTFSATVEIKGKLFQGDAAKTKRQAETNAAKIAYSYLYQSRSSRFSSHLSSILEEHMESEPAASTLVPIINTNSSKTEDEHDHDHAHVQKQEPGSEIKISEILQDEHDPVEKQGHISASKNGKQPLQDLPESGSSASSYSPDCSTRHKFTSAHSELPMPGSSRSMLCNRVQVYPRKADMVLPEGGTILPFSDDSWVAVSLDF; from the exons ATGCACAAGAGCCGGCTCCAGGAGCTCTGCCAGCGCCAGCAATGGTCGCTTCCGGAGTACGCCACCTCACATGACGGCCCTGCCCACAATTTCCGCTTTAGCGCTACCGTCACCGTCAACGGCTCCTCGTTCCACTCCCCCGATCTCTCCCGGACATCCAAGGAAGCTCAGAACAAGGCCGCGCTGGTCGCTTTCGAGCAGCTCTCTGACGTGGTCCCGCAGTCGCCGCCCGTGGACTTACCACCGCCTCCAACCCCTGCACCGGCCCTTCCTATAGATCTTG GCAATCAAGTTTCATACAAGAACCAACTTCAGATATATCTTCAGAAGCAAGCTAAATGTCTACCAACATATACCTATGTTTGTCATGCTCTTCAATTCAAAGCTACTGTTAAAGTTGATGAGCAAACTTTTGAGAGCACATCATATTGTCATACTGTCAAGGAAGCTGAACATTCTGCTGCAAAAGTTGCTTTGATGTCATTGTTTGGTGATCAGCAG gaTGATGGCATTATGTACAAGAATCTATTGCAGGAATTAGTACAAAAAGAAGGGTTGCCTATGCCAGAGTATAACACAACGAGATATGGTGAAAGTCATGTTCCTACTTTCTCTGCCACTGTTGAAATCAAAGGCAAATTATTTCAGGGAGATGCAGCGAAAACCAAGAGACAGGCAGAAACGAATGCTGCAAAGATCGCATATTCTTATCTTTACCAAA GTAGGTCAAGCAGATTTTCTTCCCATTTATCTTCAATATTGGAAGAGCATATGGAATCTGAACCTGCTGCTTCAACATTAGTGCCAATAATCAACACAAACTCTTCAAAGACAG AAGATGAACATGACCATGACCATGCCCATGTACAGAAGCAAGAACCTGGAAGTGAAATTAAAATTAGCGAAATCCTGCAAG ATGAGCATGATCCTGTGGAGAAGCAAGGGCATATCAGTGCTAGTAAGAATGGAAAACAACCCCTACAAGATCTCCCTGAATCTGGCAGCTCAGCATCATCCTACAGTCCTGACTGCTCCACTCGTCATAAATTCACAAGCGCACACAGTGAACTTCCCATGCCGGGAAGCAGTCGCTCAATGCTGTGCAATAGGGTCCAAGTTTATCCTCGCAAAGCTGACATGGTTTTGCCTGAAGGTGGAACCATTCTACCCTTCAGCGATGATAGCTGGGTCGCCGTCAGTTTGGACTTCTAA
- the LOC122052446 gene encoding double-stranded RNA-binding protein 1-like isoform X4: MHKSRLQELCQRQQWSLPEYATSHDGPAHNFRFSATVTVNGSSFHSPDLSRTSKEAQNKAALVAFEQLSDVVPQSPPVDLPPPPTPAPALPIDLGNQVSYKNQLQIYLQKQAKCLPTYTYVCHALQFKATVKVDEQTFESTSYCHTVKEAEHSAAKVALMSLFGDQQDDGIMYKNLLQELVQKEGLPMPEYNTTRYGESHVPTFSATVEIKGKLFQGDAAKTKRQAETNAAKIAYSYLYQSRSSRFSSHLSSILEEHMESEPAASTLVPIINTNSSKTEDEHDHDHAHVQKQEPGSEIKISEILQADLGHVKNQESASAITIKEILQDEHDPVEKQGHISASKNGKQPLQDLPESGSSASSYSPDCSTRHKFTSAHSELPMPGSSRSMLCNRVQVYPRKADMVLPEGGTILPFSDDSWVAVSLDF, encoded by the exons ATGCACAAGAGCCGGCTCCAGGAGCTCTGCCAGCGCCAGCAATGGTCGCTTCCGGAGTACGCCACCTCACATGACGGCCCTGCCCACAATTTCCGCTTTAGCGCTACCGTCACCGTCAACGGCTCCTCGTTCCACTCCCCCGATCTCTCCCGGACATCCAAGGAAGCTCAGAACAAGGCCGCGCTGGTCGCTTTCGAGCAGCTCTCTGACGTGGTCCCGCAGTCGCCGCCCGTGGACTTACCACCGCCTCCAACCCCTGCACCGGCCCTTCCTATAGATCTTG GCAATCAAGTTTCATACAAGAACCAACTTCAGATATATCTTCAGAAGCAAGCTAAATGTCTACCAACATATACCTATGTTTGTCATGCTCTTCAATTCAAAGCTACTGTTAAAGTTGATGAGCAAACTTTTGAGAGCACATCATATTGTCATACTGTCAAGGAAGCTGAACATTCTGCTGCAAAAGTTGCTTTGATGTCATTGTTTGGTGATCAGCAG gaTGATGGCATTATGTACAAGAATCTATTGCAGGAATTAGTACAAAAAGAAGGGTTGCCTATGCCAGAGTATAACACAACGAGATATGGTGAAAGTCATGTTCCTACTTTCTCTGCCACTGTTGAAATCAAAGGCAAATTATTTCAGGGAGATGCAGCGAAAACCAAGAGACAGGCAGAAACGAATGCTGCAAAGATCGCATATTCTTATCTTTACCAAA GTAGGTCAAGCAGATTTTCTTCCCATTTATCTTCAATATTGGAAGAGCATATGGAATCTGAACCTGCTGCTTCAACATTAGTGCCAATAATCAACACAAACTCTTCAAAGACAG AAGATGAACATGACCATGACCATGCCCATGTACAGAAGCAAGAACCTGGAAGTGAAATTAAAATTAGCGAAATCCTGCAAG CTGATCTTGGCCATGTCAAGAATCAAGAATCTGCAAGTGCCATTACAATTAAAGAAATTCTGCAAG ATGAGCATGATCCTGTGGAGAAGCAAGGGCATATCAGTGCTAGTAAGAATGGAAAACAACCCCTACAAGATCTCCCTGAATCTGGCAGCTCAGCATCATCCTACAGTCCTGACTGCTCCACTCGTCATAAATTCACAAGCGCACACAGTGAACTTCCCATGCCGGGAAGCAGTCGCTCAATGCTGTGCAATAGGGTCCAAGTTTATCCTCGCAAAGCTGACATGGTTTTGCCTGAAGGTGGAACCATTCTACCCTTCAGCGATGATAGCTGGGTCGCCGTCAGTTTGGACTTCTAA
- the LOC122052446 gene encoding double-stranded RNA-binding protein 1-like isoform X6 — MHKSRLQELCQRQQWSLPEYATSHDGPAHNFRFSATVTVNGSSFHSPDLSRTSKEAQNKAALVAFEQLSDVVPQSPPVDLPPPPTPAPALPIDLGNQVSYKNQLQIYLQKQAKCLPTYTYVCHALQFKATVKVDEQTFESTSYCHTVKEAEHSAAKVALMSLFGDQQDDGIMYKNLLQELVQKEGLPMPEYNTTRYGESHVPTFSATVEIKGKLFQGDAAKTKRQAETNAAKIAYSYLYQSRSSRFSSHLSSILEEHMESEPAASTLVPIINTNSSKTDDGAEDEHDHDHAHVQKQEPGSEIKISEILQDEHDPVEKQGHISASKNGKQPLQDLPESGSSASSYSPDCSTRHKFTSAHSELPMPGSSRSMLCNRVQVYPRKADMVLPEGGTILPFSDDSWVAVSLDF, encoded by the exons ATGCACAAGAGCCGGCTCCAGGAGCTCTGCCAGCGCCAGCAATGGTCGCTTCCGGAGTACGCCACCTCACATGACGGCCCTGCCCACAATTTCCGCTTTAGCGCTACCGTCACCGTCAACGGCTCCTCGTTCCACTCCCCCGATCTCTCCCGGACATCCAAGGAAGCTCAGAACAAGGCCGCGCTGGTCGCTTTCGAGCAGCTCTCTGACGTGGTCCCGCAGTCGCCGCCCGTGGACTTACCACCGCCTCCAACCCCTGCACCGGCCCTTCCTATAGATCTTG GCAATCAAGTTTCATACAAGAACCAACTTCAGATATATCTTCAGAAGCAAGCTAAATGTCTACCAACATATACCTATGTTTGTCATGCTCTTCAATTCAAAGCTACTGTTAAAGTTGATGAGCAAACTTTTGAGAGCACATCATATTGTCATACTGTCAAGGAAGCTGAACATTCTGCTGCAAAAGTTGCTTTGATGTCATTGTTTGGTGATCAGCAG gaTGATGGCATTATGTACAAGAATCTATTGCAGGAATTAGTACAAAAAGAAGGGTTGCCTATGCCAGAGTATAACACAACGAGATATGGTGAAAGTCATGTTCCTACTTTCTCTGCCACTGTTGAAATCAAAGGCAAATTATTTCAGGGAGATGCAGCGAAAACCAAGAGACAGGCAGAAACGAATGCTGCAAAGATCGCATATTCTTATCTTTACCAAA GTAGGTCAAGCAGATTTTCTTCCCATTTATCTTCAATATTGGAAGAGCATATGGAATCTGAACCTGCTGCTTCAACATTAGTGCCAATAATCAACACAAACTCTTCAAAGACAG ATGATGGTGCAGAAGATGAACATGACCATGACCATGCCCATGTACAGAAGCAAGAACCTGGAAGTGAAATTAAAATTAGCGAAATCCTGCAAG ATGAGCATGATCCTGTGGAGAAGCAAGGGCATATCAGTGCTAGTAAGAATGGAAAACAACCCCTACAAGATCTCCCTGAATCTGGCAGCTCAGCATCATCCTACAGTCCTGACTGCTCCACTCGTCATAAATTCACAAGCGCACACAGTGAACTTCCCATGCCGGGAAGCAGTCGCTCAATGCTGTGCAATAGGGTCCAAGTTTATCCTCGCAAAGCTGACATGGTTTTGCCTGAAGGTGGAACCATTCTACCCTTCAGCGATGATAGCTGGGTCGCCGTCAGTTTGGACTTCTAA
- the LOC122052446 gene encoding double-stranded RNA-binding protein 1-like isoform X2, whose translation MHKSRLQELCQRQQWSLPEYATSHDGPAHNFRFSATVTVNGSSFHSPDLSRTSKEAQNKAALVAFEQLSDVVPQSPPVDLPPPPTPAPALPIDLGNQVSYKNQLQIYLQKQAKCLPTYTYVCHALQFKATVKVDEQTFESTSYCHTVKEAEHSAAKVALMSLFGDQQDDGIMYKNLLQELVQKEGLPMPEYNTTRYGESHVPTFSATVEIKGKLFQGDAAKTKRQAETNAAKIAYSYLYQSRSSRFSSHLSSILEEHMESEPAASTLVPIINTNSSKTDDGAEDEHDHDHAHVQKQEPGSEIKISEILQADLGHVKNQESASAITIKEILQDEHDPVEKQGHISASKNGKQPLQDLPESGSSASSYSPDCSTRHKFTSAHSELPMPGSSRSMLCNRVQVYPRKADMVLPEGGTILPFSDDSWVAVSLDF comes from the exons ATGCACAAGAGCCGGCTCCAGGAGCTCTGCCAGCGCCAGCAATGGTCGCTTCCGGAGTACGCCACCTCACATGACGGCCCTGCCCACAATTTCCGCTTTAGCGCTACCGTCACCGTCAACGGCTCCTCGTTCCACTCCCCCGATCTCTCCCGGACATCCAAGGAAGCTCAGAACAAGGCCGCGCTGGTCGCTTTCGAGCAGCTCTCTGACGTGGTCCCGCAGTCGCCGCCCGTGGACTTACCACCGCCTCCAACCCCTGCACCGGCCCTTCCTATAGATCTTG GCAATCAAGTTTCATACAAGAACCAACTTCAGATATATCTTCAGAAGCAAGCTAAATGTCTACCAACATATACCTATGTTTGTCATGCTCTTCAATTCAAAGCTACTGTTAAAGTTGATGAGCAAACTTTTGAGAGCACATCATATTGTCATACTGTCAAGGAAGCTGAACATTCTGCTGCAAAAGTTGCTTTGATGTCATTGTTTGGTGATCAGCAG gaTGATGGCATTATGTACAAGAATCTATTGCAGGAATTAGTACAAAAAGAAGGGTTGCCTATGCCAGAGTATAACACAACGAGATATGGTGAAAGTCATGTTCCTACTTTCTCTGCCACTGTTGAAATCAAAGGCAAATTATTTCAGGGAGATGCAGCGAAAACCAAGAGACAGGCAGAAACGAATGCTGCAAAGATCGCATATTCTTATCTTTACCAAA GTAGGTCAAGCAGATTTTCTTCCCATTTATCTTCAATATTGGAAGAGCATATGGAATCTGAACCTGCTGCTTCAACATTAGTGCCAATAATCAACACAAACTCTTCAAAGACAG ATGATGGTGCAGAAGATGAACATGACCATGACCATGCCCATGTACAGAAGCAAGAACCTGGAAGTGAAATTAAAATTAGCGAAATCCTGCAAG CTGATCTTGGCCATGTCAAGAATCAAGAATCTGCAAGTGCCATTACAATTAAAGAAATTCTGCAAG ATGAGCATGATCCTGTGGAGAAGCAAGGGCATATCAGTGCTAGTAAGAATGGAAAACAACCCCTACAAGATCTCCCTGAATCTGGCAGCTCAGCATCATCCTACAGTCCTGACTGCTCCACTCGTCATAAATTCACAAGCGCACACAGTGAACTTCCCATGCCGGGAAGCAGTCGCTCAATGCTGTGCAATAGGGTCCAAGTTTATCCTCGCAAAGCTGACATGGTTTTGCCTGAAGGTGGAACCATTCTACCCTTCAGCGATGATAGCTGGGTCGCCGTCAGTTTGGACTTCTAA
- the LOC122052446 gene encoding double-stranded RNA-binding protein 1-like isoform X1 translates to MHKSRLQELCQRQQWSLPEYATSHDGPAHNFRFSATVTVNGSSFHSPDLSRTSKEAQNKAALVAFEQLSDVVPQSPPVDLPPPPTPAPALPIDLGNQVSYKNQLQIYLQKQAKCLPTYTYVCHALQFKATVKVDEQTFESTSYCHTVKEAEHSAAKVALMSLFGDQQDDGIMYKNLLQELVQKEGLPMPEYNTTRYGESHVPTFSATVEIKGKLFQGDAAKTKRQAETNAAKIAYSYLYQSRSSRFSSHLSSILEEHMESEPAASTLVPIINTNSSKTGCIDDGAEDEHDHDHAHVQKQEPGSEIKISEILQADLGHVKNQESASAITIKEILQDEHDPVEKQGHISASKNGKQPLQDLPESGSSASSYSPDCSTRHKFTSAHSELPMPGSSRSMLCNRVQVYPRKADMVLPEGGTILPFSDDSWVAVSLDF, encoded by the exons ATGCACAAGAGCCGGCTCCAGGAGCTCTGCCAGCGCCAGCAATGGTCGCTTCCGGAGTACGCCACCTCACATGACGGCCCTGCCCACAATTTCCGCTTTAGCGCTACCGTCACCGTCAACGGCTCCTCGTTCCACTCCCCCGATCTCTCCCGGACATCCAAGGAAGCTCAGAACAAGGCCGCGCTGGTCGCTTTCGAGCAGCTCTCTGACGTGGTCCCGCAGTCGCCGCCCGTGGACTTACCACCGCCTCCAACCCCTGCACCGGCCCTTCCTATAGATCTTG GCAATCAAGTTTCATACAAGAACCAACTTCAGATATATCTTCAGAAGCAAGCTAAATGTCTACCAACATATACCTATGTTTGTCATGCTCTTCAATTCAAAGCTACTGTTAAAGTTGATGAGCAAACTTTTGAGAGCACATCATATTGTCATACTGTCAAGGAAGCTGAACATTCTGCTGCAAAAGTTGCTTTGATGTCATTGTTTGGTGATCAGCAG gaTGATGGCATTATGTACAAGAATCTATTGCAGGAATTAGTACAAAAAGAAGGGTTGCCTATGCCAGAGTATAACACAACGAGATATGGTGAAAGTCATGTTCCTACTTTCTCTGCCACTGTTGAAATCAAAGGCAAATTATTTCAGGGAGATGCAGCGAAAACCAAGAGACAGGCAGAAACGAATGCTGCAAAGATCGCATATTCTTATCTTTACCAAA GTAGGTCAAGCAGATTTTCTTCCCATTTATCTTCAATATTGGAAGAGCATATGGAATCTGAACCTGCTGCTTCAACATTAGTGCCAATAATCAACACAAACTCTTCAAAGACAGGTTGTATTG ATGATGGTGCAGAAGATGAACATGACCATGACCATGCCCATGTACAGAAGCAAGAACCTGGAAGTGAAATTAAAATTAGCGAAATCCTGCAAG CTGATCTTGGCCATGTCAAGAATCAAGAATCTGCAAGTGCCATTACAATTAAAGAAATTCTGCAAG ATGAGCATGATCCTGTGGAGAAGCAAGGGCATATCAGTGCTAGTAAGAATGGAAAACAACCCCTACAAGATCTCCCTGAATCTGGCAGCTCAGCATCATCCTACAGTCCTGACTGCTCCACTCGTCATAAATTCACAAGCGCACACAGTGAACTTCCCATGCCGGGAAGCAGTCGCTCAATGCTGTGCAATAGGGTCCAAGTTTATCCTCGCAAAGCTGACATGGTTTTGCCTGAAGGTGGAACCATTCTACCCTTCAGCGATGATAGCTGGGTCGCCGTCAGTTTGGACTTCTAA
- the LOC122052446 gene encoding double-stranded RNA-binding protein 1-like isoform X5 produces the protein MHKSRLQELCQRQQWSLPEYATSHDGPAHNFRFSATVTVNGSSFHSPDLSRTSKEAQNKAALVAFEQLSDVVPQSPPVDLPPPPTPAPALPIDLGNQVSYKNQLQIYLQKQAKCLPTYTYVCHALQFKATVKVDEQTFESTSYCHTVKEAEHSAAKVALMSLFGDQQDDGIMYKNLLQELVQKEGLPMPEYNTTRYGESHVPTFSATVEIKGKLFQGDAAKTKRQAETNAAKIAYSYLYQSRSSRFSSHLSSILEEHMESEPAASTLVPIINTNSSKTGCIDDGAEDEHDHDHAHVQKQEPGSEIKISEILQDEHDPVEKQGHISASKNGKQPLQDLPESGSSASSYSPDCSTRHKFTSAHSELPMPGSSRSMLCNRVQVYPRKADMVLPEGGTILPFSDDSWVAVSLDF, from the exons ATGCACAAGAGCCGGCTCCAGGAGCTCTGCCAGCGCCAGCAATGGTCGCTTCCGGAGTACGCCACCTCACATGACGGCCCTGCCCACAATTTCCGCTTTAGCGCTACCGTCACCGTCAACGGCTCCTCGTTCCACTCCCCCGATCTCTCCCGGACATCCAAGGAAGCTCAGAACAAGGCCGCGCTGGTCGCTTTCGAGCAGCTCTCTGACGTGGTCCCGCAGTCGCCGCCCGTGGACTTACCACCGCCTCCAACCCCTGCACCGGCCCTTCCTATAGATCTTG GCAATCAAGTTTCATACAAGAACCAACTTCAGATATATCTTCAGAAGCAAGCTAAATGTCTACCAACATATACCTATGTTTGTCATGCTCTTCAATTCAAAGCTACTGTTAAAGTTGATGAGCAAACTTTTGAGAGCACATCATATTGTCATACTGTCAAGGAAGCTGAACATTCTGCTGCAAAAGTTGCTTTGATGTCATTGTTTGGTGATCAGCAG gaTGATGGCATTATGTACAAGAATCTATTGCAGGAATTAGTACAAAAAGAAGGGTTGCCTATGCCAGAGTATAACACAACGAGATATGGTGAAAGTCATGTTCCTACTTTCTCTGCCACTGTTGAAATCAAAGGCAAATTATTTCAGGGAGATGCAGCGAAAACCAAGAGACAGGCAGAAACGAATGCTGCAAAGATCGCATATTCTTATCTTTACCAAA GTAGGTCAAGCAGATTTTCTTCCCATTTATCTTCAATATTGGAAGAGCATATGGAATCTGAACCTGCTGCTTCAACATTAGTGCCAATAATCAACACAAACTCTTCAAAGACAGGTTGTATTG ATGATGGTGCAGAAGATGAACATGACCATGACCATGCCCATGTACAGAAGCAAGAACCTGGAAGTGAAATTAAAATTAGCGAAATCCTGCAAG ATGAGCATGATCCTGTGGAGAAGCAAGGGCATATCAGTGCTAGTAAGAATGGAAAACAACCCCTACAAGATCTCCCTGAATCTGGCAGCTCAGCATCATCCTACAGTCCTGACTGCTCCACTCGTCATAAATTCACAAGCGCACACAGTGAACTTCCCATGCCGGGAAGCAGTCGCTCAATGCTGTGCAATAGGGTCCAAGTTTATCCTCGCAAAGCTGACATGGTTTTGCCTGAAGGTGGAACCATTCTACCCTTCAGCGATGATAGCTGGGTCGCCGTCAGTTTGGACTTCTAA